In the genome of Arthrobacter sp. PAMC25284, the window CGTCGCGAGCTACATGCCCGTCTTCGGGCACTTGCCCTACGTGATGGGCGAAGGCAACAAGAAGCTTTCCAAGCGCGATCCGCAGTCCAACCTGTTCCTGCTCCGGGACCGCGGCTTTATCCCGGAGGGCCTGCTCAACTACCTGTCCCTGCTCGGCTGGAGCCTCTCCGCCGACGAGGACATCTTCACGGTCGATCAACTGATCGAGCACTTTGACGTCGCCGATGTCCTGGCCAACCCGGCCCGCTTCGATATCAAAAAGGCCGAAGCCATCAACGGCACGCACATTCGTCTGCTCGACCCGGAGGACTTCCGCGGGCGGCTGGTCCCGTACCTGCAGACCGCCGGGCTCGTCGGGGACAGCCTGACCGCACGCGAGGAGGAAATCCTCGCCGAGGCGGCACCGCTGATCCAGGAGCGCATCTCCCTGCTCGGCGAGGCGCCGGAGATGCTGGCATTCCTGTTCAAGGCCGACGACGCCGTTGACATTGCGGACGACGCCCGGAAGGGACTCCCGGAGAACCTCGCCGAGGTCCTCGACGCGGCCGTGGCCGCGCTGGCACCCCTCAGCGAGTGGACCACCGAGAATATCCAGGCCGCACTGAAGGAGGCACTCGTGGAGGGCCTCGGGGTGAAGCCGCGCCTGGCTTTCGGTCCGGTCCGTACAGCGGTTTCCGGCCGCCGGATCTCCCCGCCCCTCTTCGAATCCATGGTCATTCTGGGCAAGGACTCGTCCCTGGCCCGCCTGCGGGCATTCCGGGGCTGATGATGGGGGCCGCAACAGGTACCGGAGTCCCGGCCGCCGTTTCGGACGGCGTCCCGGGTGACGTCCGCGGGGTGCTCTTCGATATTGACGACACCCTGGTGGATCTGGAGTTCTCCATGACATCCGCGCTCCGGGACGTCAGTGAACACCTGCTGCCGGGACTGGACCAGGCCGGATGGGATAAGTTCGGCCGGATCTTCACGCACGAAACGACGCACTTCTATGACCGGTACCTGGCCGGCCAAATAACGTTCAACGAGCAGCGGCTGCTCCGCGGCCGGGCCGCCCTGGGGCACTTCGGCGTCGAACTCGACGACGGTGAGCAGGCGCACCACTGGGTGAGCTCCTACGCGAGCCGCCAGCACGGCTACATCCGGGCCTTCGATGACGTCACACCGTTGCTGGACGCCCTCGATTCAGCAGGGATTCCCTACGGGGCAGTGAGCAACAACGTCCACGATTACCAGCGGATCAAGCTCGACGCCGCCGGGCTGGAACGGATCGGGATCCTGATCGGAACCGACACCGTCGGCGTGGCGAAGCCGGATCCTGCCATCTACCTCGAGGGGGTCCGGCGCCTCGGAACCGCCGCCGCAGACACGCTGTACGTCGGCGACAACCGGCTGCTGGACGCGGAAGGCTCGACGGCGGCCGGCCTCCGGGGCATCTGGCTGAACCGGGGCGCCGAAGCGGCCCCGGACT includes:
- a CDS encoding HAD family hydrolase — encoded protein: MMGAATGTGVPAAVSDGVPGDVRGVLFDIDDTLVDLEFSMTSALRDVSEHLLPGLDQAGWDKFGRIFTHETTHFYDRYLAGQITFNEQRLLRGRAALGHFGVELDDGEQAHHWVSSYASRQHGYIRAFDDVTPLLDALDSAGIPYGAVSNNVHDYQRIKLDAAGLERIGILIGTDTVGVAKPDPAIYLEGVRRLGTAAADTLYVGDNRLLDAEGSTAAGLRGIWLNRGAEAAPDFQGREIGSLLDVLAVLA